In Drosophila yakuba strain Tai18E2 chromosome X, Prin_Dyak_Tai18E2_2.1, whole genome shotgun sequence, a single genomic region encodes these proteins:
- the LOC6524198 gene encoding putative inorganic phosphate cotransporter: MGDAAGLQDSRTPKAERYATDGQIPRCRKIRFFVVLMLFTGMANAYVMRTNMSVAIVAMVNHTAISDDKSSPQSKERDGDFEWSYKLQGYILSSFFYGYVLTQIPFGLMIKYYGARHFLGWGMMINSLAAFFIPISARSGGAIGLCVVRFIQGLGEGPIVPCSHSLLAQWVPPDERSLAGAAVYAGAQFGTIVSMPLSGLLAHYGFDGGWPSIFYVFGLFSTIWCVIFIWLVQESPAASTRISEAERRHIIEAIWQAQPEQARGSIPFVGIAKSMPFYAILVAHAGQNYGYETLMTMLPTYMYRVLDVNIQANGLISSLPYLAMWILAIVFGIVADCLIRRNCSITVVRKLMNSLGQYGPALALISVGFVHHSLWLTCVIFILGMGLNGAIYSGFKINHLDLSPRFAGLLISITNCVANLVGLLAPMVAGHVIDPKPSVENWRIVLYIAAGMFVFTASFYNVFASGKPQW, translated from the coding sequence ATGGGCGATGCCGCCGGGCTGCAGGACTCCAGGACTCCCAAGGCGGAGCGCTACGCCACGGACGGACAGATACCCAGGTGCCGGAAGATCCGATTCTTTGTCGTCCTGATGCTCTTCACGGGCATGGCAAATGCCTATGTGATGCGCACCAACATGTCCGTGGCGATTGTGGCCATGGTCAACCACACGGCGATCTCGGATGATAAGTCGTCGCCTCAATCAAAAGAACGGGATGGTGATTTCGAGTGGAGCTACAAGCTGCAGGGCTACATCCTCTCCAGCTTCTTCTACGGCTATGTGCTAACCCAAATCCCCTTTGGCCTGATGATCAAGTACTATGGCGCACGGCATTTCCTCGGCTGGGGCATGATGATCAACTCGCTGGCCGCCTTCTTTATTCCAATCTCGGCGAGATCGGGCGGCGCCATCGGTCTGTGTGTGGTGCGCTTCATCCAGGGCCTGGGCGAGGGACCCATTGTGCCCTGCTCCCACTCCCTGCTGGCCCAATGGGTGCCGCCGGACGAGAGATCGCTGGCCGGTGCCGCCGTCTATGCGGGCGCCCAGTTTGGCACGATAGTATCGATGCCGCTGAGTGGCCTGTTGGCCCACTACGGTTTCGATGGCGGCTGGCCATCGATCTTCTACGTTTTCGGGTTGTTCAGCACCATCTGGTGCGTGATCTTCATCTGGCTGGTGCAGGAGAGTCCGGCGGCGAGCACACGAATCTCGGAGGCGGAGCGGCGGCACATCATCGAGGCCATTTGGCAGGCGCAGCCGGAGCAGGCGAGGGGCAGTATACCATTTGTGGGCATTGCGAAATCGATGCCCTTCTATGCTATTCTGGTGGCCCATGCTGGACAGAATTATGGCTATGAAACGCTGATGACCATGCTGCCCACCTATATGTATAGAGTACTCGATGTGAACATCCAGGCGAACGGGCTAATATCCTCGCTGCCTTACCTGGCCATGTGGATACTAGCCATTGTGTTTGGCATTGTGGCGGATTGCCTCATCCGGCGGAACTGCTCCATCACGGTGGTGCGCAAGCTGATGAACAGCCTGGGCCAGTATGGACCCGCCTTGGCACTAATCTCCGTGGGCTTTGTGCACCACAGCCTCTGGCTGACCTGCGTGATTTTCATCCTGGGCATGGGACTGAACGGTGCCATCTACAGTGGCTTCAAGATCAATCACCTGGACCTGTCGCCGCGCTTCGCCGGCCTGCTAATCTCCATAACCAATTGCGTGGCCAATTTGGTGGGTCTGCTGGCGCCCATGGTCGCCGGCCATGTGATCGATCCCAAGCCCAGCGTGGAGAACTGGCGGATTGTGCTCTATATTGCCGCTGGCATGTTTGTTTTCACCGCCAGCTTTTACAACGTATTTGCCAGCGGCAAGCCGCAATGGTAA
- the LOC6524200 gene encoding uncharacterized protein LOC6524200 has protein sequence MTSLPDDQGPNICNCRRMQTECWIRHSISAEDTMTRLALKYDTSIGHICRANRMHRLDVLQARHHVWVPIPRRQFQIASPQKPQCHKSAQIPARAEKPNLPPHFYRQSDPNPNAFADDGDPLLVITEIK, from the coding sequence ATGACCAGTTTGCCGGACGATCAGGGTCCCAATATCTGCAACTGTCGTCGCATGCAAACCGAGTGCTGGATAAGACATTCGATCTCCGCCGAGGACACGATGACCCGTCTGGCCCTCAAGTATGACACCAGCATTGGCCACATTTGCCGGGCCAATCGCATGCACAGACTGGATGTCCTGCAGGCACGCCACCACGTTTGGGTGCCCATTCCGAGGCGTCAGTTCCAGATAGCGAGTCCACAGAAACCACAGTGCCACAAGAGTGCGCAGATCCCTGCCAGAGCAGAAAAGCCGAACTTGCCGCCACATTTTTACCGCCAAAGTGATCCAAATCCGAATGCCTTTGCCGACGATGGTGATCCCCTGCTGGTCATCACAGAAATCAAGTAG